One genomic region from Actinocatenispora thailandica encodes:
- a CDS encoding alcohol dehydrogenase catalytic domain-containing protein translates to MKALVYQGNGDKSWTTVPDPGIEDDRDVVVRVDAVTICGTDLHILGGDVPEVKPGRILGHEAVGTVVAAGTSAGRAVGDRVLVSCISGCGRCPACRFGHYGQCRNGGGWILGHLIDGVQAEYARVPFADLSTYVLPDTISDQVAVLFADIVPTAYEVGVRNGRVEPGSVVAVVGAGPIGWSAMLCARLYSPAQLVAIDPAPARRQVALRVASTAIDPDEAAATLRRFGDGLGADVAIEAVGRPESFELCTRLVRPGGRVANVGVHGAPAALHLEDLWIRDVTITTGLVDGWSTPQLLSMYSEGLLDPSDLLTHRFELAEMADAYDVFADPAGSGALKVVLNR, encoded by the coding sequence ATGAAGGCGTTGGTGTACCAGGGGAACGGGGACAAGTCGTGGACGACGGTGCCGGACCCGGGGATCGAGGACGACCGTGATGTCGTGGTCCGGGTGGACGCGGTGACGATCTGCGGCACCGACCTGCACATCCTCGGCGGTGACGTACCCGAGGTGAAACCCGGACGGATACTCGGACACGAGGCGGTCGGTACGGTCGTCGCCGCCGGCACGTCGGCCGGGCGGGCCGTCGGCGATCGCGTGTTGGTGTCGTGCATCTCCGGCTGCGGCCGGTGCCCGGCCTGCCGGTTCGGTCACTACGGGCAGTGCCGCAACGGCGGCGGCTGGATCCTGGGCCATCTCATCGACGGAGTCCAGGCCGAGTACGCCCGTGTCCCGTTCGCCGATCTGTCCACCTACGTGTTGCCCGACACGATCTCGGACCAGGTGGCCGTGCTGTTCGCCGACATCGTTCCCACCGCCTACGAGGTCGGGGTGCGCAACGGTCGGGTCGAACCCGGCTCCGTGGTCGCCGTCGTCGGCGCGGGGCCGATCGGCTGGTCGGCGATGCTGTGCGCGCGGCTCTACTCGCCCGCGCAGCTCGTGGCGATCGACCCGGCACCGGCCCGGCGCCAGGTGGCACTGCGGGTGGCCAGCACCGCCATCGACCCCGACGAGGCCGCGGCCACGCTCCGCCGGTTCGGTGACGGGCTCGGCGCCGACGTGGCCATCGAGGCGGTCGGCCGGCCGGAGTCCTTCGAGCTGTGCACCCGGCTGGTACGCCCGGGCGGGCGGGTGGCCAACGTCGGCGTGCACGGTGCGCCGGCGGCCCTGCACCTGGAGGACCTGTGGATCCGCGACGTCACGATCACCACCGGGCTGGTCGACGGCTGGTCGACGCCGCAGCTGCTGTCGATGTACTCCGAAGGGTTGCTGGACCCGTCGGACCTGCTGACGCACCGGTTCGAGCTGGCGGAGATGGCCGACGCCTACGACGTGTTCGCCGATCCGGCCGGCAGCGGCGCGCTGAAGGTGGTGCTGAACCGGTGA
- a CDS encoding STAS domain-containing protein: MSGTFEGVEQLPPVRVRRTPRGLLIEWDGTVGAASRGPAHQLSDLWPHRTGEVVLLDLSGLHLVTADGIDGLLGAIAALARRGFDVRLCDPQPLVRTTLFLTGVPAGVAIYDDVPSAVAGRIRDQIDDRAYL, translated from the coding sequence GTGAGCGGCACGTTCGAGGGCGTCGAACAGCTGCCGCCGGTGCGCGTCCGCCGGACGCCGAGGGGTCTGCTGATCGAGTGGGACGGCACGGTCGGCGCCGCATCGCGCGGCCCGGCCCACCAACTGTCCGACCTGTGGCCCCACCGCACCGGCGAGGTGGTCCTGCTCGACCTGTCCGGGCTGCATCTCGTTACCGCCGACGGTATCGACGGCCTGCTCGGGGCGATCGCCGCGCTGGCGCGCCGCGGTTTCGACGTGCGGCTCTGCGATCCGCAGCCGTTGGTCCGCACCACGCTGTTCCTGACCGGTGTACCGGCGGGGGTCGCGATCTACGACGACGTGCCCAGCGCGGTCGCCGGACGGATCCGGGACCAGATCGACGACCGCGCCTACCTGTAG